In one window of Zingiber officinale cultivar Zhangliang chromosome 11A, Zo_v1.1, whole genome shotgun sequence DNA:
- the LOC122031805 gene encoding DELLA protein DWARF8-like, with translation MKREHEDAGRMGGDDPMNMGPEIAKGKMVPVMRTGDEMECGVDELLAALGYKVRASDMADVAQKLAQLEVAMSSDDASHLPQIAADTVHYDPSDLYAWLDSMLSELNAPPCAQLLPPTATASRGNGHSSTAAKPSAAAPPRASALHDFKPVVSAASVGRVVCDTEQQSEKILSPRDPKRMRTCSSSSSSSSAKEVASSLKSATEALPVVVVDTQETGVRLVHALLASAEAVQQENLKAADALLKQISMLAASQSGPMRKVAGYFAEALARRIYRHSPLPQADRVALDLLHSHFYESAPYLKFAHFTANQAILEAFTGFRQVHVIDFGLKQGMQWPALLQALALRPGGPPSFRLTGIGPPQPDNSDALQEVGWKLSMLAESIGIDFHFRGFVASSLADLEPQMLLEPEGKRRDRDGVEEAVAVNSVMELHQLLARPGAMEKVLGTVRALRPRIVTVVEEEANHNGRTFLERFTEALHYYSSMFDSLENGGDSGADGELEEQQRHRAMADAYLGRQICNVVASEGTDRTERHETLGRWRGRMAQAGFEPVHLGSNAFKQASMLLALYAGGDGFRVEEAEGCLTLGWHTRPLIATSAWRVGPAADFAL, from the coding sequence ATGAAACGAGAGCATGAAGACGCCGGCCGAATGGGAGGCGATGACCCGATGAACATGGGGCCGGAGATAGCGAAGGGGAAGATGGTCCCGGTGATGAGGACAGGCGACGAGATGGAGTGCGGCGTGGACGAGCTGCTGGCGGCCCTCGGCTACAAGGTGCGGGCGTCGGACATGGCGGACGTAGCTCAGAAGCTGGCGCAGCTGGAGGTCGCCATGTCCAGCGACGACGCCTCTCATCTCCCACAGATCGCCGCGGACACCGTCCACTATGATCCCTCTGATCTCTACGCCTGGCTCGATAGCATGCTCTCTGAGCTCAACGCACCGCCTTGCGCTCAACTCCTTCCCCCGACCGCCACAGCCAGCAGAGGCAACGGCCACAGCTCCACTGCCGCGAAGCCCTCCGCCGCTGCTCCCCCGCGGGCATCCGCCCTACACGACTTCAAGCCGGTCGTTTCGGCCGCCTCCGTTGGGCGAGTTGTCTGTGACACGGAGCAACAGTCTGAGAAGATCTTGTCTCCGAGAGATCCGAAACGAATGAGGACTTGCTCTTCTTCGTCCTCGTCTTCGTCAGCGAAGGAGGTGGCCTCGTCGCTGAAATCGGCAACCGAGGCGCTTCCGGTGGTGGTGGTGGACACGCAGGAGACTGGGGTCCGCCTGGTGCATGCCCTGCTTGCGTCGGCGGAGGCGGTGCAGCAGGAGAACCTCAAGGCGGCGGACGCCCTGTTGAAGCAGATCTCTATGCTCGCTGCCTCCCAAAGCGGCCCAATGAGGAAAGTGGCCGGTTACTTCGCTGAAGCTCTCGCGCGCCGAATCTACCGACATAGTCCCCTTCCCCAGGCGGATCGTGTCGCCCTCGACCTCCTCCACTCGCACTTCTACGAGAGCGCGCCCTACCTCAAGTTCGCCCACTTCACAGCCAATCAGGCCATCCTCGAGGCTTTCACCGGCTTCCGCCAGGTGCACGTCATCGACTTTGGGCTAAAGCAGGGGATGCAGTGGCCGGCGCTGCTCCAGGCGCTGGCGCTTCGCCCCGGCGGGCCACCTTCGTTCCGCCTCACAGGCATCGGCCCGCCGCAACCGGACAACTCCGACGCGTTACAGGAGGTGGGCTGGAAGCTGTCCATGCTCGCAGAGAGTATCGGCATCGACTTCCACTTCCGCGGCTTTGTAGCCTCGAGCCTCGCCGATCTCGAGCCCCAGATGTTGCTCGAGCCGGAGGGCAAGAGGCGCGACCGCGATGGAGTGGAGGAGGCGGTGGCCGTGAACTCAGTGATGGAACTTCATCAGCTGCTGGCGCGACCGGGGGCGATGGAGAAGGTATTAGGGACGGTGAGGGCTTTGCGGCCGCGGATCGTGACGGTGGTGGAGGAGGAGGCGAACCACAACGGCAGGACGTTCCTGGAGCGCTTCACGGAGGCGCTGCACTACTACTCGAGCATGTTCGACTCACTAGAAAACGGCGGTGACTCCGGGGCCGATGGGGAGCTGGAGGAGCAGCAGCGGCACCGGGCGATGGCGGATGCCTACCTAGGCCGACAGATCTGCAACGTGGTGGCGAGCGAGGGCACGGATCGGACCGAGCGGCACGAAACGCTGGGGCGATGGCGAGGCCGAATGGCGCAGGCCGGGTTCGAGCCCGTGCACTTGGGATCGAACGCCTTCAAGCAAGCGAGTATGCTCCTCGCCCTCTACGCCGGCGGCGACGGATTCCGAGTGGAGGAAGCGGAAGGCTGCCTCACCCTCGGCTGGCACACCCGACCGCTAATCGCGACCTCCGCCTGGCGCGTCGGCCCCGCCGCCGACTTCGCTCTTTGA